A window of Solanum stenotomum isolate F172 chromosome 3, ASM1918654v1, whole genome shotgun sequence contains these coding sequences:
- the LOC125858475 gene encoding auxin-responsive protein SAUR50-like: protein MNIGEMIKKLEKYLPMKKVGGENLSKSKSWHGRSTSTIAPEGCFWVYVGPNKEKFVIKTKYANHPLFKKLLEDAEKEYGYSYSQGPILLPCDVDYFYVVLADMVNKKEIDDSIGCGSCSPLFSPSRRLGNSQMAKGYGSYKSLTPPRSFKRLNSFNCA, encoded by the coding sequence ATGAATATTGGTGAAATGATTAAGAAGTTGGAGAAATATCTACCAATGAAGAAAGTAGGTGGAGAAAATTTGTCCAAGAGCAAATCATGGCATGGGAGAAGCACAAGTACAATTGCTCCAGAAGGGTGTTTTTGGGTTTATGTTGGGCCAAATAAAGAGAAGTTTGTTATAAAAACAAAGTATGCAAACCATCCATTATTCAAGAAATTGCTTGAAGATGCTGAAAAAGAGTATGGTTATAGTTATAGCCAAGGCCCAATTTTGTTGCCTTGTGATGTTGATTACTTCTATGTAGTGTTGGCTGATATGGTCAATAAGAAAGAGATTGATGATTCAATAGGGTGTGGATCATGTAGTCCATTATTTAGTCCTAGTAGGCGTTTGGGTAATAGCCAAATGGCCAAGGGTTATGGTTCTTATAAGAGTCTCACTCCACCAAGATCGTTCAAACGCCTCAACTCTTTCAATTGTGCATGA
- the LOC125858465 gene encoding omega-hydroxypalmitate O-feruloyl transferase-like, with amino-acid sequence MESGKNNVAIELIVKQGVPSLVAPAEETEKGQYYLSNLDQNIAVPVRTIYCFKSEEKGNENAAEVMKDALSKVLVHYYPLAGRLTISQEMKLIVDCSGEGAVFVEAEANCNIEDIGDNTKPDPVTLGKLVYDIPGAKNILEMPPLVAQVTKFKCGGFVLGLCMNHCMFDGIGAMEFVNSWGETARGLPIKVIPFLDRSILKPRNPPKPEYPHNEFAEIEDISDSTKLYQEEMLYKTFCFDPEKLEQLKAKAREDGNVTKCTSFEVLSAFVWKARTQALQMKPDQKTKLLFAVDGRSRFDPSIPQGYFGNGIVLTNALCTAAEIVENPLSVAVKLVQEAVKLVTDSYMKSAIDYFEATRARPSLTATLLITTWSRLSFHTTDFGWGEPIVSGPVALPEKEVSLFLSHGKERRSVNVLLGLPASAMKTFEELMEI; translated from the exons atGGAGAGTGGTAAAAACAATGTTGCTATTGAGCTTATTGTGAAGCAAGGAGTGCCAAGTTTGGTGGCACCAGCAGAGGAAACAGAGAAGGGGCAATATTACTTATCAAATCTTGATCAGAATATAGCCGTGCCGGTTCGAACAATTTACTGTTTTAAATCAGAAGAAAAGGGGAATGAGAATGCTGCTGAAGTGATGAAGGATGCTTTGTCAAAGGTTCTTGTTCATTACTATCCACTAGCAGGGAGATTGACAATAAGCCAGGAAATGAAACTTATTGTGGACTGTAGTGGAGAAGGGGCAGTTTTTGTTGAGGCAGAAGCAAATTGTAACATAGAGGATATTGGTGATAATACTAAGCCTGATCCTGTTACACTTGGCAAACTTGTTTATGATATCCCTGGTGCTAAAAATATACTAGAAATGCCTCCCCTGGTGGCTCAG GTGACAAAGTTCAAATGTGGGGGATTTGTGCTTGGTCTGTGCATGAACCATTGCATGTTTGATGGGATCGGAGCGATGGAGTTTGTGAATTCTTGGGGTGAAACTGCTAGAGGTTTACCTATCAAAGTCATTCCATTCCTAGACAGGAGCATACTCAAGCCTAGAAATCCACCAAAGCCTGAATATCCTCATAACGAGTTTGCTGAAATTGAAGATATATCAGACTCTACTAAACTATACCAAGAAGAAATGCTGTATAAGACCTTCTGTTTTGACCCTGAGAAGCTTGAACAACTAAAAGCAAAAGCCAGAGAAGATGGCAATGTTACCAAATGCACTTCATTTGAAGTCCTTTCAGCTTTCGTCTGGAAAGCGCGAACTCAGGCATTACAAATGAAGCCTGATCAAAAGACAAAACTTCTCTTTGCTGTTGATGGAAGATCAAGATTTGATCCCTCAATTCCACAAGGATATTTTGGAAACGGAATTGTTTTAACTAATGCACTCTGCACTGCTGCAGAGATAGTCGAAAATCCACTTTCTGTTGCTGTTAAGTTGGTTCAAGAAGCTGTTAAATTGGTTACAGACAGTTACATGAAATCTGCTATAGACTATTTTGAAGCAACAAGAGCTAGGCCTTCTTTAACTGCTACTCTTCTTATTACTACTTGGTCTAGGCTTTCTTTCCACACGACGGATTTCGGGTGGGGAGAGCCTATTGTATCAGGGCCAGTGGCTTTACCAGAGAAGGAAGTTTCTCTGTTTCTTTCTCATGGGAAAGAGAGGAGAAGTGTCAATGTGCTTCTTGGATTGCCAGCTTCTGCTATGAAGACATTTGAGGAACTTATGGAGATCTAA